In the genome of Tripterygium wilfordii isolate XIE 37 chromosome 19, ASM1340144v1, whole genome shotgun sequence, one region contains:
- the LOC119986223 gene encoding salutaridinol 7-O-acetyltransferase-like: MEIEIISRECVNPSSPTPHHLRTYKISLIDQFGSPALTSSLFFYPPSQATSISMTKRSQLLKHSLSRTLTLYYPIAGRFIDNLSIDCNDKGLCYMVARANCDLQDYLKQPDLSKLAKFVPEEIICSEITPGGYVVMVQETAFVCGGLAIGIVVPHHVFDATSTMVFLKTWATMARGGAPIPPVSAPRACFLKTLNFHKIRYPRLS; encoded by the coding sequence ATGGAGATTGAGATAATATCAAGAGAGTGCGTCAATCCTTCTTCTCCAACACCTCATCACCTTAGAACCTACAAGATATCTCTGATTGATCAATTTGGCAGTCCAGCATTAACTTCTAGCCTCTTTTTCTATCCACCAAGCCAAGCTACCTCCATCTCCATGACCAAGAGATCACAGTTGCTAAAACACTCTCTGTCACGCACTCTTACTCTTTATTATCCTATCGCCGGAAGGTTCATTGACAATCTTTCTATTGATTGTAATGACAAGGGACTTTGTTATATGGTGGCTAGAGCTAATTGTGATTTGCAAGACTATCTCAAGCAACCTGATTTATCCAAACTCGCTAAATTCGTGCCAGAAGAAATCATTTGTAGTGAAATAACTCCAGGTGGTTATGTTGTTATGGTACAAGAAACTGCATTTGTTTGTGGTGGTCTTGCTATAGGCATAGTTGTTCCACACCATGTATTCGATGCAACTTCTACGATGGTATTCCTCAAAACTTGGGCCACAATGGCTAGAGGAGGAGCACCGATACCTCCCGTTTCAGCTCCACGTGCTTGTTTcctcaaaacactaaatttCCACAAGATCCGATATCCCCGATTATCGTAG